A region from the Aegilops tauschii subsp. strangulata cultivar AL8/78 chromosome 5, Aet v6.0, whole genome shotgun sequence genome encodes:
- the LOC120964501 gene encoding vacuolar protein sorting-associated protein 24 homolog 1-like: protein MEVVKSLLKTKLTPQQQLREWQRRLCNEGRNIERQIRDVQKEEKKVEKAIRAAAKALAKELVQSRKAVNHLYENKAQLNSISMHLGKIVGNGHRLHPAVHDAITNSEIWYFSQMCFLFEQLCTLDAAINSLNNKTHMKILLKWMWGRRIFKLLCT from the exons ATGGAGGTGGTGAAGAGCCTCCTGAAGACGAAGCTGACACCACAGCAGCAGCTGCGCGAGTGGCAGCGCCGCCTCTGCAACGAGGGCCGCAACATCGAGCGCCAGATCCGAG ACGTgcagaaggaggagaagaaggtgGAGAAGGCCATCCGGGCCGCCGCCAAG GCGCTGGCCAAGGAGCTGGTGCAGTCCAGGAAGGCGGTCAACCACCTCTACGAGAACAAGGCCCAGCTCAACTCCATCTCCATGCACCTCGGCAAGATCGTCGGTAATGGACACCGCCTGCATC CTGCTGTTCATGATGCTATTACAAACTCTGAAATATGGTACTTTAGTCAAATGTGCTTCCTTTTTGAACAACTGTGCACCTTG GATGCTGCGATCAACAGCCTGAACAACAAGACCCACATGAAGATCCTGCTGAAGTGGATGTGGGGCAGGAGGATCTTCAAGCTCTTGTGCACGTAG